In Anaerobacillus sp. CMMVII, a single window of DNA contains:
- a CDS encoding G5 and 3D domain-containing protein, giving the protein MIPNMKKLFSEGLTGKRLIMSIISMILLVGVVSTAAYELTKTSVTLVVNGEETNLKTHAKTVDALMLENDILVGKHDFIEPSLDSQLTNDVNVVWIPAKLVYLTNNGEKLPVWTTSHTIQELVAELNLEVGDHDVIQPSLETALVEDMQITYESAFAVTLRSDGEEKEVWTISTTVADFLQAEDIILGELDRVEPSQTEIVKANTEINIIRVQKVTDVVEEAINFATVTRNDNSLTRGTEKVVQSGQNGKIAKHYEVIIENGKEVSRELLKTETVEASKDRIVALGTKQPAPPPAPVQQVSRGGTPGEWLTFSSTAYTANCNGCSGITATGINLKANPGAKVVAVDPNVIPLGSIIEIRYNGTILGQYRAADTGGAVVGRKIDIFMAERSDALRWGRKNVQVRVVK; this is encoded by the coding sequence ATGATACCAAACATGAAAAAACTTTTTTCCGAGGGCTTGACTGGAAAAAGGTTAATCATGTCCATCATTAGTATGATATTACTAGTAGGTGTCGTTAGTACTGCAGCTTATGAGCTAACGAAAACATCTGTAACTCTAGTAGTAAATGGGGAAGAAACAAACCTCAAAACTCATGCCAAAACTGTAGATGCACTAATGTTGGAGAATGATATTTTAGTAGGAAAGCACGACTTTATTGAACCGTCATTAGATAGTCAGTTAACAAATGATGTCAATGTTGTCTGGATTCCTGCGAAGCTAGTCTATTTAACAAATAATGGTGAAAAGCTACCAGTGTGGACCACATCTCATACGATACAAGAATTAGTTGCGGAATTAAATTTAGAAGTTGGCGATCATGATGTGATCCAGCCAAGCCTAGAAACAGCTCTTGTTGAAGATATGCAAATTACTTATGAGTCCGCCTTTGCCGTAACTCTCCGTAGTGATGGTGAAGAAAAAGAAGTGTGGACGATTTCGACAACTGTCGCTGACTTTTTACAGGCAGAAGACATTATTCTAGGAGAGCTTGATAGAGTAGAGCCATCACAAACAGAAATTGTTAAAGCTAATACAGAAATCAATATCATTAGAGTACAAAAGGTCACCGATGTTGTGGAAGAGGCAATTAACTTTGCAACTGTAACGAGAAATGATAATTCTCTTACACGAGGAACCGAAAAGGTAGTTCAATCGGGCCAAAATGGAAAAATTGCAAAGCACTATGAAGTAATTATTGAAAATGGCAAGGAAGTTTCAAGAGAATTATTGAAAACAGAAACAGTTGAAGCAAGTAAAGATCGTATAGTTGCATTAGGAACAAAGCAACCAGCGCCTCCACCTGCACCAGTGCAACAAGTTTCTCGTGGTGGTACACCAGGAGAATGGTTGACATTTTCGTCGACAGCCTATACAGCTAATTGTAATGGTTGTTCAGGGATAACGGCTACTGGGATAAATTTAAAAGCTAACCCAGGTGCTAAGGTCGTTGCCGTTGACCCTAATGTAATTCCGTTAGGATCAATTATTGAGATTAGATATAATGGTACAATCTTAGGTCAATATAGAGCAGCAGACACTGGCGGTGCTGTTGTGGGTCGTAAAATTGATATTTTTATGGCAGAACGAAGCGATGCCCTTCGCTGGGGTCGGAAAAACGTTCAAGTACGAGTGGTGAAATAA
- the rsmA gene encoding 16S rRNA (adenine(1518)-N(6)/adenine(1519)-N(6))-dimethyltransferase RsmA, with translation MSKDIATPNRTKEILKKYGFSFKKSLGQNFLIDTNVLNNIVDCAELLPNSGAIEIGPGIGALTEQLAKRCERVVAFEIDQRLLPILNETLAPYPHATVIHSDVLEADINSVISEKFKEGQDVMVVANLPYYVTTPILMKLLEEKLPIRGIVVMIQKEVADRISAKPGTKEYGSLSIAAQYYAQATTELIVPKTVFVPQPNVDSAVLKLTIRKEPAVKVNDEQFFFRLIRASFGQRRKTIMNNLTHNLFTKADKEKVEAALLSCNIEPTRRGETLSIEEYAVLSNALS, from the coding sequence ATGAGTAAAGATATTGCAACACCTAACCGAACGAAAGAGATTTTAAAAAAGTATGGGTTTTCGTTTAAGAAAAGTTTGGGACAAAACTTTTTAATTGATACCAATGTATTAAATAACATCGTGGATTGCGCTGAGCTACTTCCGAATTCTGGTGCAATTGAAATTGGTCCTGGTATTGGCGCTCTAACAGAACAGTTGGCGAAACGGTGTGAAAGGGTTGTCGCTTTTGAAATTGATCAACGCTTATTGCCGATACTAAATGAAACTCTAGCTCCATATCCGCACGCAACAGTTATCCATTCAGATGTATTAGAAGCAGATATAAACAGTGTAATTAGTGAAAAATTTAAAGAAGGTCAAGATGTAATGGTCGTTGCTAATTTACCTTATTACGTGACAACACCAATCTTAATGAAACTCCTTGAGGAAAAGTTACCAATTAGAGGGATTGTTGTAATGATCCAAAAAGAAGTAGCAGATCGAATATCCGCCAAGCCGGGGACAAAGGAATATGGATCATTGTCAATTGCTGCACAATACTACGCTCAAGCAACAACGGAGTTAATTGTGCCAAAAACAGTCTTTGTACCACAACCTAATGTCGACTCAGCTGTATTAAAGCTTACGATAAGAAAAGAGCCAGCAGTGAAGGTGAACGACGAGCAATTTTTCTTTAGACTTATTAGAGCGAGCTTCGGTCAACGTAGGAAGACGATAATGAATAATTTAACACATAATTTATTTACAAAAGCTGATAAAGAAAAAGTGGAAGCAGCCTTGCTGAGCTGTAATATTGAGCCGACTCGTCGAGGCGAAACGTTAAGTATTGAAGAGTATGCTGTACTTTCAAATGCTCTTTCCTAA
- the rnmV gene encoding ribonuclease M5 has translation MKIKEVIVVEGRDDTVAVQNAVNADTIETSGSAIGKHVIEQIKLAKDRRGIIILTDPDYPGERIRKIISQQVPGCKHAFLPKKEAISKKGDDLGVENASPEAIRLALSEAQQEEEEWVEQVSLEELLALGLIAGKKARRRRERLGDILKIGYTNGKQLYKRLIMFKIRAEEFSEAVCTVLKEDEYE, from the coding sequence ATGAAGATAAAAGAAGTGATTGTTGTTGAGGGAAGGGATGACACGGTGGCTGTTCAAAATGCCGTAAATGCCGATACAATTGAAACAAGTGGGTCTGCTATAGGAAAGCATGTAATTGAGCAAATTAAGCTTGCCAAGGATCGTAGAGGCATCATAATACTTACCGATCCAGATTACCCTGGCGAGAGAATTAGAAAAATTATAAGTCAGCAAGTTCCTGGCTGTAAGCATGCATTTTTACCAAAAAAAGAAGCCATTTCGAAAAAAGGTGATGACCTTGGTGTCGAAAATGCTTCACCAGAAGCTATTCGCCTTGCTTTAAGCGAAGCTCAGCAGGAGGAAGAAGAGTGGGTTGAGCAAGTAAGCTTGGAAGAACTTCTTGCGTTAGGATTAATTGCTGGTAAGAAAGCAAGAAGACGCCGCGAGCGACTAGGTGACATCTTAAAAATTGGCTATACAAATGGGAAACAACTTTATAAACGATTAATTATGTTTAAAATAAGGGCAGAGGAATTTTCCGAAGCAGTTTGTACAGTTTTAAAGGAGGATGAGTATGAGTAA